A genomic region of Choristoneura fumiferana chromosome 17, NRCan_CFum_1, whole genome shotgun sequence contains the following coding sequences:
- the mip40 gene encoding myb-interacting protein 40 — protein sequence MRKRRRLLTTPMKNKAKMAISNKEQSETKDKEVVALQTAARGRLKGALKEALDPAGEDSDASSEHSPTKRERKPSQDFCTKDYQSEEEDKSRRPSPPRQSYVLKLFDRSVDLSQFNEDSPLYPICRAWIANQPKANYSDYRKKSEEPEPEDRIELPGPEGPPISRIPDLLPEQKQRSKDNINLNYRSAPPPPKEQLLLGHLSRWAGVRRAWLAQGARIETRYEAAQQMLNKINISAG from the exons ATGCGCAAACGAAGACGTCTATTAACAACGCCCATGAAAAACAAAGCCAAAATGGCCATTAGCAACAAAGAGCAGAGTGAAACTAAAG ATAAAGAAGTTGTGGCGCTTCAGACTGCCGCTCGAGGGCGACTCAAAGGTGCTCTTAAAGAAGCATTAGATCCGGCGGGTGAAGACTCTGATGCGTCGTCAGAGCACAGTCCGACTAAACGGGAAAG AAAACCCAGTCAAGATTTCTGCACAAAAGATTATCAATCTGAAGAAGAGGACAAGTCCAGGAGGCCATCACCTCCACGCCAGTCCTACGTGTTGAAGCTGTTTGATCGCAGCGTAGACCTGTCCCAGTTCAACGAGGACTCCCCTCTCTACCCCATCTGCAGAGCTTGGATTGCCAATCAGCCTAAAGCTAATTATAGTGATTATAG GAAAAAATCTGAAGAGCCAGAACCTGAAGACCGCATAGAGCTGCCAGGACCAGAGGGCCCTCCCATCTCCCGAATACCAGATCTGTTGCCAGAGCAAAAGCAGAGGAGCAAGGACAACATAAATCTCAACTAT CGCTCGGCGCCGCCCCCTCCCAAGGAGCAGCTGTTGCTGGGACACCTGTCGCGCTGGGCGGGCGTGCGGCGCGCGTGGCTGGCGCAGGGCGCGCGCATTGAGACGCGCTACGAAGCCGCCCAGCAAATGCTCAACAAGATCAATATCAG TGCCGGATAG